A genome region from Crossiella equi includes the following:
- a CDS encoding glycoside hydrolase family 28 protein: MHGRITRRTLLAALAATPLAGGGLATPALGAPDGRPVPVTPLVPAPAVPELPWPEANQIVRETTLPTFPDRVFRAEAYGAKADGRTDNTAAFAKAIDACARAGGGHVLVAAGTYVTGAIRLRGNVHLSLADGVVLRFSGDATKFPNVLTRYEGIECVNRSPMVYAHGEKNIAITGNAVLDAGDTSSWNKGNDRAYLESLVAKGIPPEQRVVPGSGHTMRSTFVEPYRCENVLIRGITLRNPKFWQIHPTLCRNVTVDGVRTDPSTTPSNTDGVDPESCDHVVVVNCDLGAHDDNIAIKSGRDEDGRRVGVPCQNIVVADCRMNGNWGAITCGSEQTGGIRNVYAYRLEVVGETKFALYVKSNTKRGGFTHNINLDSVSGTFTRSVVFVNSTYNNQTGDRPPSFADLRLTRCSSTKAARVLDVSGLAQAKVRGLLLRDCRFEGVANNENVLRHVEGARFERSTVNGKPL, from the coding sequence ATGCACGGCAGGATCACCCGGCGGACACTCCTGGCCGCACTGGCCGCCACCCCGCTGGCAGGAGGTGGGCTGGCGACACCCGCGCTGGGCGCCCCGGACGGCCGCCCGGTGCCCGTCACCCCGCTCGTCCCGGCCCCGGCGGTACCGGAGCTGCCCTGGCCGGAGGCCAACCAGATCGTCCGCGAGACCACGCTGCCCACGTTCCCGGACCGCGTGTTCCGCGCCGAGGCCTACGGCGCGAAGGCCGACGGCAGGACCGACAACACGGCGGCCTTCGCCAAGGCCATCGACGCCTGCGCCAGGGCGGGCGGTGGGCACGTGCTGGTGGCCGCGGGCACCTACGTCACGGGCGCGATCCGCTTGCGCGGCAACGTGCACCTGAGCCTGGCCGACGGCGTGGTGCTGAGGTTCTCCGGCGACGCCACCAAGTTCCCCAACGTGCTCACCCGCTACGAGGGCATCGAGTGCGTGAACCGCTCGCCCATGGTCTACGCCCACGGCGAGAAGAACATCGCGATCACCGGCAACGCGGTGCTGGACGCGGGCGACACCTCCTCCTGGAACAAGGGCAACGACCGCGCGTACCTGGAATCCCTGGTGGCCAAGGGAATCCCGCCGGAGCAGCGGGTGGTGCCGGGCTCCGGGCACACCATGCGGTCCACCTTCGTCGAGCCGTACCGGTGCGAGAACGTGCTCATCCGGGGCATCACGCTGCGGAACCCGAAGTTCTGGCAGATCCACCCGACGCTGTGCCGCAACGTGACCGTGGACGGCGTGCGCACCGATCCCAGCACCACTCCCAGCAACACCGACGGCGTGGACCCGGAGTCCTGCGACCACGTGGTGGTCGTCAACTGCGACCTGGGCGCGCACGACGACAACATCGCCATCAAGTCCGGCCGGGACGAGGACGGGCGCCGGGTCGGCGTGCCCTGCCAGAACATCGTGGTCGCGGACTGCCGGATGAACGGCAACTGGGGCGCGATCACCTGCGGCAGCGAGCAGACCGGCGGCATCCGCAACGTCTACGCCTACCGGCTGGAGGTGGTGGGGGAGACCAAGTTCGCGCTGTACGTCAAGTCCAACACCAAGCGCGGCGGCTTCACGCACAACATCAACCTGGACTCGGTGTCGGGCACCTTCACGCGCTCGGTGGTGTTCGTGAACTCCACCTACAACAACCAGACCGGCGACCGGCCGCCGAGCTTCGCCGACCTCCGCCTCACCCGCTGTTCCTCGACGAAGGCCGCGCGGGTCCTGGACGTGAGCGGGCTGGCGCAGGCGAAGGTGCGCGGCCTGCTGCTGCGGGACTGCCGATTCGAGGGCGTGGCCAACAACGAGAACGTCCTGCGGCACGTCGAGGGGGCGAGGTTCGAGCGGTCCACCGTCAACGGCAAGCCCCTGTGA
- a CDS encoding EAL domain-containing protein: protein MKLARKWAYLISTTAYIPLAHAEVEQRLTGLVDILVDTIRAEPFVAAPVEEVGAELVKLNCVGPESLERTIDVLGRSLLGLPVLRRVDRLTDRVVMVIASLTAGYLEAFRAFIFQQQEALNRALFKAANDAERQRKDSDARLEEVFRCSASGIAITDLDGRFLQTNAAVSEMLGYSPEELLGLTLFELVGEDGRAGLRKACQDLAEGKVSRLRQQRKLMVTKDEDPCWALLSISLQPGEDGAPGRLVTVIADDTQVTSLQEMLNHQSLHDRVTRLPNRQYFSTAIETMLRRADPERGVTLYHLDLDAFSSLNNGYGPEVGDRLLRTVADRLFVVFEEEETIIARLAGDEFAVLVRNSASTPSVLAMTRRIEDELSEPIYLDDTTGVAVSVTIAVVDRPRLSVSPAELMRAADLTLRRVKRTGRRQWDLHDVRQDSADRDFYRVAAAMAGAWENGEVQVRHRPVVRLDTRELAGLEGLLHWPSPEHGDLPHERCVALADSTGLMVKLGEWLLIAAARNRKRAQQAGSEAPLVLSLTPNQCVDPDLTSMVHKVTQESGLAPDQLRLGFPVEVLRHRMAVDNLTDLADIGVRILLDGYGSAAADLLLLTDLPVGVVRVHPALVTRQAEQPESLVGKALTDLVGTARMAGAAVLVEGVHTDAQADWWRAVGAEYAVGTLFDADPDPVGEPAAN from the coding sequence ATGAAGCTTGCCCGCAAGTGGGCGTACCTGATCAGCACCACGGCCTACATCCCGCTGGCGCACGCCGAGGTCGAGCAGCGGCTCACCGGGCTGGTCGACATCCTCGTGGACACCATCCGGGCCGAGCCGTTCGTGGCCGCGCCCGTCGAGGAGGTCGGCGCCGAGCTGGTCAAGCTCAACTGCGTCGGGCCGGAGAGCCTGGAGCGCACCATCGACGTGCTCGGGCGCTCGCTGCTCGGGCTGCCGGTGCTGCGGCGTGTGGACCGCCTGACCGACCGCGTGGTCATGGTCATCGCCTCGCTGACCGCCGGGTACCTGGAAGCCTTCCGCGCCTTCATCTTCCAGCAGCAGGAAGCGCTCAACCGCGCGCTGTTCAAGGCGGCCAACGACGCCGAGCGCCAGCGCAAGGACAGCGACGCCCGGCTGGAGGAGGTCTTCCGCTGCTCCGCCAGCGGGATCGCCATCACCGACCTCGACGGCCGGTTCCTCCAGACCAACGCCGCGGTCAGCGAGATGCTCGGCTACTCCCCCGAGGAGCTGCTCGGGCTCACCCTGTTCGAGCTGGTCGGCGAGGACGGCCGCGCCGGGCTGCGCAAGGCCTGCCAGGACCTGGCCGAGGGCAAGGTCAGCCGCCTGCGCCAGCAGCGCAAGCTCATGGTCACCAAGGACGAGGACCCGTGCTGGGCGCTGCTGAGCATCTCGCTGCAGCCCGGCGAGGACGGCGCACCAGGCCGCCTGGTCACCGTCATCGCCGACGACACCCAGGTCACCTCGCTGCAGGAGATGCTCAACCACCAGTCCCTGCACGACCGCGTCACCCGGCTGCCCAACCGCCAGTACTTCAGCACCGCCATCGAGACCATGCTCCGCCGCGCCGACCCCGAGCGCGGCGTGACGCTGTACCACCTCGACCTGGACGCGTTCTCCTCGTTGAACAACGGCTACGGCCCCGAGGTCGGCGACCGCCTGCTGCGCACCGTCGCGGACCGGCTGTTCGTGGTCTTCGAGGAAGAGGAGACGATCATCGCGCGCCTGGCGGGCGACGAGTTCGCCGTCCTGGTGCGCAACTCCGCCAGCACGCCCTCGGTGCTCGCCATGACCCGGCGCATCGAGGACGAGCTCTCCGAGCCGATCTACCTCGACGACACCACCGGCGTCGCCGTCTCGGTCACCATCGCCGTGGTGGACCGGCCCCGGCTCAGCGTCAGCCCCGCCGAGCTGATGCGCGCGGCCGACCTCACGCTGCGCCGCGTCAAGCGCACCGGCCGCCGCCAGTGGGACCTGCACGACGTGCGCCAGGACAGCGCCGACCGCGACTTCTACCGCGTGGCCGCGGCCATGGCGGGTGCCTGGGAGAACGGCGAGGTCCAGGTGCGGCACCGCCCGGTGGTGCGGCTGGACACCCGGGAGCTGGCCGGGCTGGAGGGCCTGCTGCACTGGCCCAGCCCGGAGCACGGCGACCTGCCGCACGAGCGCTGCGTGGCGCTGGCCGACTCCACCGGCCTGATGGTCAAGCTCGGCGAGTGGCTGCTCATCGCCGCCGCCCGCAACCGCAAGCGCGCCCAGCAGGCGGGCAGCGAGGCGCCGCTGGTGCTGAGCCTGACGCCGAACCAGTGCGTGGACCCCGACCTGACCAGCATGGTGCACAAGGTCACCCAGGAGAGCGGGCTGGCCCCGGACCAGCTGCGGCTGGGCTTCCCGGTCGAGGTGCTCCGGCACCGCATGGCCGTGGACAACCTGACCGACCTCGCCGATATCGGCGTGCGCATCCTGCTCGACGGCTACGGTTCGGCCGCGGCCGACCTGCTGCTGCTCACCGACCTGCCGGTCGGCGTGGTGCGCGTGCACCCGGCGCTGGTCACCCGGCAGGCCGAGCAGCCCGAGTCGCTGGTCGGCAAGGCGCTCACCGACCTGGTCGGCACCGCCCGGATGGCCGGGGCCGCCGTGCTGGTCGAGGGCGTGCACACCGACGCCCAGGCCGACTGGTGGCGCGCGGTCGGCGCCGAGTACGCCGTGGGCACGCTCTTCGACGCGGACCCGGACCCGGTCGGGGAACCCGCCGCGAACTGA
- a CDS encoding DUF397 domain-containing protein, protein MEPRKSAVVVEVDSSGLVWRKSSRSNDTGGNCVEVTTSAPAGVVVRTSRDRAGDRLAFSTAGWSAFLHDVVSGRIPSRG, encoded by the coding sequence GTGGAGCCACGAAAATCAGCAGTCGTCGTCGAGGTCGATTCGTCGGGATTGGTCTGGCGGAAAAGTTCTCGGAGCAACGACACCGGTGGCAATTGCGTCGAGGTGACCACATCGGCACCGGCCGGGGTGGTGGTCCGCACCTCGCGCGACCGGGCCGGTGACCGCCTGGCCTTCTCCACGGCCGGCTGGTCGGCCTTCCTCCACGACGTCGTGTCCGGGCGGATCCCTTCCCGGGGCTGA
- a CDS encoding helix-turn-helix domain-containing protein has protein sequence MTSGGNPVAYQRRLRGELRRAREAAGVTQKAVAEALDWSPSKVIRIETGAVGISTTDLRALLAFYGTEREVVEELVEVAKASRQQVWWDKLRGSAKPSFLKLIALESSASLVRQFQSQLVPGLLQDDGYMRAIVELYENDLNVIASTIEIRKERQARFFAGGTRIFFVLDEAVIRRAVGGKEVMRKQLEKLVEMNKLPQVSIQIAGFDKGAHVGMYGSYVVYDFEGEQDNAVYIEASGSETRILENSPDETSKYLEWFYELEALAEPAERLEEIVERVISESFS, from the coding sequence ATGACATCCGGCGGTAACCCGGTCGCCTACCAGCGACGGCTCCGCGGCGAGCTGCGCCGAGCACGGGAGGCGGCGGGCGTGACCCAGAAGGCAGTGGCCGAGGCGCTGGACTGGTCCCCGAGCAAGGTCATCCGCATCGAGACCGGCGCGGTCGGCATCTCGACGACGGACTTGCGGGCGCTGCTGGCGTTCTACGGCACCGAGCGCGAGGTCGTCGAGGAGCTGGTGGAGGTCGCCAAGGCGAGCAGGCAACAGGTCTGGTGGGACAAGCTGCGGGGCAGCGCCAAGCCGAGCTTCCTCAAGCTGATCGCCTTGGAGTCGTCGGCCTCGCTCGTCCGCCAGTTCCAGTCGCAGCTGGTGCCCGGTCTGCTCCAGGACGACGGTTACATGCGCGCGATCGTGGAGCTGTACGAAAACGACCTCAATGTCATCGCCAGCACGATCGAGATCCGCAAGGAACGCCAGGCGCGGTTCTTCGCCGGTGGGACGAGGATCTTCTTCGTGTTGGACGAAGCGGTAATCCGGCGTGCGGTCGGCGGGAAGGAGGTCATGCGGAAGCAGCTGGAGAAGCTGGTCGAAATGAACAAGCTGCCCCAGGTGAGCATCCAGATCGCCGGTTTCGACAAGGGGGCCCACGTCGGCATGTACGGCTCGTACGTCGTCTACGACTTCGAGGGCGAGCAGGACAACGCCGTGTACATCGAGGCCAGCGGCAGCGAGACCCGCATCCTGGAGAACAGCCCGGACGAGACCAGCAAGTACCTGGAGTGGTTCTACGAGCTCGAGGCGTTGGCCGAGCCCGCGGAGAGGCTGGAGGAGATCGTCGAGCGGGTCATCTCGGAGTCGTTCTCGTAA
- a CDS encoding ATP-binding protein yields the protein MSSSADNRVSGLVQGTVVQANTVGGVVITAALPETAVPQQLPPGPQGFVNRHAQLDQLAALHPDRHPDRPGVVVLSGLGGVGKTALGLHWAHRHRAQFPGGLFYADLAGYRQRGTVEVSDVLAAFLRALGVYDAFIPAEQAERAALFRTRTASAPVLLLLDNVDHAAQVRALLPGSPGSGVIVTSRNRLSGLLLDGAVLLELPPLSSEDASALVGHMLPESRARAESPALRELVRQCAGLPLALRIAGARLVQRPRWPVARLVSELEDERFRLARLSMADDSKVEPVFDAAYLDLPEPVRRAYRRLALLPGLDFDLPAVAVAFESTEDVAAELLTALCEANLVEELGEDRYRLHDLVLLHARRWLAEAEPVAEVERVRQAVVRWYLLGAAAADHQIMGRGRWRCATHDLSAWPVEFTPDTAMAWAERERASLLGACRTAARHGWHDLVWQLCEALFALYYSHQHYADWIETHQLGIVAAERLGDHTVEVRMRNQLARAYLGLGRFEQAAEQLTAAEAVAHLADDPRALAVVLESRGVLWRDQSRYEAAGEEFRAARSLNEELGDRRGVALQSYHLGEVLARSGRPTDALPQLADALRDSLDLGDELLAARVRIVQGFAYGRLHRTAEARSALLTAAETTRERGQPVKEAQALETLVEVAEQGADPDLFTRSASRLAELYQRTGSPRLPVVQGWLTRGRRAAE from the coding sequence GTGAGCTCGTCGGCGGACAACCGCGTCTCCGGACTGGTGCAGGGCACCGTCGTGCAGGCGAACACCGTGGGTGGGGTCGTGATCACCGCTGCGCTGCCCGAGACCGCGGTCCCGCAACAGCTGCCGCCCGGCCCGCAGGGCTTCGTCAACCGGCACGCGCAGCTGGACCAGCTGGCCGCGCTGCACCCGGACCGGCACCCGGACCGACCGGGCGTGGTGGTGCTCAGCGGCCTGGGCGGGGTGGGCAAGACCGCGCTCGGCCTGCACTGGGCCCACCGCCACCGCGCGCAGTTCCCCGGCGGGCTGTTCTACGCCGACCTGGCCGGGTACCGGCAGCGCGGCACGGTCGAGGTCAGCGACGTGCTGGCCGCCTTCCTGCGCGCGCTCGGCGTCTACGACGCCTTCATCCCCGCCGAACAGGCCGAACGGGCGGCGCTGTTCCGCACCCGCACGGCGTCCGCGCCGGTCCTGCTGCTGCTCGACAATGTCGACCACGCCGCGCAGGTGCGCGCGCTGTTGCCGGGCTCGCCGGGCAGCGGGGTCATCGTGACCAGCCGCAACCGGCTCAGCGGCCTGCTGCTGGACGGTGCGGTGCTGCTCGAGCTGCCCCCGCTGAGCAGCGAGGACGCCTCCGCGCTGGTTGGGCACATGCTGCCGGAGTCCAGGGCGCGCGCCGAGTCGCCCGCCCTGCGCGAGCTGGTGCGGCAGTGCGCCGGGCTGCCGCTCGCGCTGCGCATCGCCGGGGCCCGGCTGGTCCAGCGGCCGCGCTGGCCGGTGGCCCGGCTGGTCTCCGAGCTCGAGGACGAGCGGTTCCGGCTCGCCCGCCTGTCCATGGCCGATGACAGCAAGGTGGAACCCGTGTTCGACGCCGCCTACCTCGACCTGCCGGAGCCGGTCCGCCGCGCGTACCGGCGGCTGGCCCTGCTGCCGGGGCTGGACTTCGACCTGCCCGCGGTCGCGGTCGCCTTCGAGAGCACCGAGGACGTGGCCGCTGAGCTGCTCACCGCGCTGTGCGAGGCGAACCTGGTCGAGGAGCTGGGCGAGGACCGCTACCGCCTGCACGACCTGGTGCTGCTGCACGCGCGCCGCTGGCTGGCCGAGGCCGAGCCCGTCGCCGAGGTCGAGCGGGTGCGGCAGGCGGTGGTGCGCTGGTACCTGCTGGGCGCCGCCGCCGCGGACCACCAGATCATGGGCCGGGGCCGCTGGCGCTGCGCCACGCACGACCTGTCCGCCTGGCCGGTGGAGTTCACCCCGGACACCGCGATGGCCTGGGCCGAGCGCGAACGGGCCAGCCTGCTGGGCGCCTGCCGCACCGCGGCCCGGCACGGCTGGCACGACCTGGTCTGGCAGCTGTGCGAGGCGCTGTTCGCCCTGTACTACAGCCACCAGCACTACGCGGACTGGATCGAGACGCACCAGCTGGGCATCGTCGCGGCGGAGCGGCTGGGCGACCACACGGTCGAGGTCCGCATGCGCAACCAGCTGGCCAGGGCCTACCTGGGCCTGGGCCGGTTCGAGCAGGCGGCCGAGCAGCTGACCGCGGCCGAGGCGGTGGCGCACCTGGCCGACGACCCGCGTGCGCTGGCGGTCGTGCTGGAGTCCCGGGGTGTGCTGTGGCGCGACCAGAGCCGCTACGAGGCCGCGGGCGAGGAGTTCCGGGCGGCGCGCTCGCTGAACGAGGAGCTGGGCGACCGCCGGGGCGTGGCGCTCCAGTCCTACCACCTGGGCGAGGTGCTGGCCCGCAGCGGCCGGCCCACCGACGCGCTGCCGCAGCTGGCCGACGCCCTCCGGGACAGCCTGGACCTGGGCGATGAGCTGCTGGCGGCCCGGGTCCGCATCGTGCAGGGCTTCGCCTACGGCAGGCTGCACCGCACCGCCGAGGCCCGCTCCGCACTGCTCACCGCGGCCGAGACCACCCGCGAACGGGGGCAGCCGGTCAAGGAGGCACAGGCCCTGGAGACCCTGGTCGAGGTGGCCGAACAGGGCGCCGACCCGGACCTGTTCACCCGCTCCGCGAGCCGCTTGGCCGAGCTGTACCAGCGCACCGGCAGCCCGCGCCTGCCGGTCGTGCAGGGCTGGCTCACACGGGGCCGCCGGGCAGCTGAGTGA